Proteins from a genomic interval of Kiritimatiellia bacterium:
- a CDS encoding outer membrane beta-barrel protein, whose amino-acid sequence MSAGKRAGFVLLVWTVLFASAAFAGEPEWAFEITPYAWLVNIDGSVSFEGREADFSADFKDLFENADFAGSLLGTAARGRWVGFAQADFFSLERDIEREPGGTFESDLLFLNAMAGYRFDGFKRGSTVEVLAGIRYLRLDGRIEVNGEGAGGRAPDALDGMVMLHGSFPLRFISEKLRLNTALSVGAGDSDLVWGLQPDLQYHFNDRFSARAGYRRLQYEFSKEGADLDMGFQGFLAGVSVAL is encoded by the coding sequence ATGAGCGCAGGAAAGAGAGCGGGATTCGTCCTTCTCGTTTGGACCGTGCTGTTCGCGTCGGCGGCTTTCGCCGGGGAGCCGGAATGGGCCTTCGAGATCACGCCGTACGCGTGGCTGGTCAACATCGACGGGAGCGTGAGCTTCGAGGGCCGGGAGGCGGATTTCAGCGCCGACTTCAAGGACCTGTTTGAGAACGCGGATTTCGCCGGGTCGCTGCTGGGCACGGCGGCGCGCGGGCGTTGGGTCGGGTTCGCCCAGGCGGATTTCTTCTCGCTCGAGCGGGACATCGAGCGCGAGCCGGGCGGGACGTTCGAATCGGACCTGCTGTTCCTGAACGCCATGGCCGGCTACCGGTTTGACGGATTCAAGAGGGGTTCGACGGTGGAGGTCCTGGCCGGCATCCGGTACCTGCGGCTGGACGGTCGGATCGAGGTCAACGGGGAGGGGGCCGGCGGCCGGGCGCCGGACGCCTTGGACGGCATGGTCATGCTGCACGGCAGTTTCCCGCTTCGGTTCATCTCGGAAAAGCTGCGCCTCAACACGGCGCTGTCGGTCGGGGCGGGCGACTCGGACCTGGTCTGGGGCCTGCAACCCGACCTGCAATACCATTTCAACGACCGGTTCTCCGCGCGGGCGGGTTACCGGCGTCTGCAGTACGAGTTCAGCAAGGAAGGGGCGGACCTGGACATGGGATTCCAGGGATTCCTGGCCGGGGTGAGCGTGGCCCTGTAA
- a CDS encoding arylsulfatase, with protein sequence MKLRENHELRRAGRWAAVGSVLAAGALFGGARAQEVLPVPPAPFKGQIGLSARDSKPDFPQPVRAPQGAPNVVVILLDDVGFGASSTFGGPCQTPTLDRLARNGLRFTQFHTTALSSPTRASLLTGRNHHSAHTGVIMEQGTGYPGYDSLMGKDTATIAEILKQKGWNTAWFGKNHNVPDWQSSQAGPFDLWPLGLGFEHFYGFVCAETSQWRPAVTEGTSPIEPYLGNPDYHFDYDIADRAIEWVRNQKSVAPDRPFFLYYAPGATHSPHHAKKEWIAKYKGRFGRGWDAVREETLAKQKELGLVPADTKLTPRPERIPAWDTLNAQQKDLYAYMMDVYAGFLEQTDYNVGRVLDGIEKMGQLDNTLVIYICGDNGASAEGLDNGELNELAGLNGVGEDYNEVLKRKDDLGTWRTHNHYPAGWAHAMCSPFQWAKQIASHYGGTRNGMVISWPARIKDAGGIRPQWHHVIDVVPTVLEACGLQAPSIVNGVAQKPIEGVSMAYTFDNAQAPTTRRTQYFEMFGNRAVYHDGWVACTTPRAAPWQDTSRLPPVDVISGYKWELYHVAEDFSEAVNLAEQQPDKLRELQLLFYAEAAKYNVLPLDDSKIERLNPANRPSLTRGRTDFTYFGPVKRIPEGAAPDVKNKSWSVTADVVLAGDADEGVLVTQGGLFGGYALMLREGKPVFHYNMLNVAHFEIAAPAALSAGRHTIAFDYKHDGGGFGKGGSGTLSVDGATVAQGRIERTIPFRFTLDETFDIGEDTGTPVCEDYDVPFKFTGEIEKLVVHIEEPKPLSPEEQQKLRAMQQAHRAAE encoded by the coding sequence ATGAAGCTGCGAGAGAATCATGAGCTGCGTCGCGCCGGGCGGTGGGCGGCGGTCGGCTCCGTGCTGGCCGCGGGCGCGCTGTTCGGCGGCGCGCGCGCGCAGGAAGTGTTGCCCGTGCCGCCCGCCCCGTTCAAGGGGCAGATCGGGTTGAGCGCGCGGGATTCGAAGCCCGACTTCCCGCAGCCCGTCCGGGCGCCGCAGGGCGCGCCGAACGTGGTGGTGATCCTGCTGGACGACGTCGGGTTCGGCGCGTCGAGCACCTTCGGCGGGCCGTGCCAGACGCCCACGCTCGACCGGCTGGCGCGAAACGGGCTGCGCTTCACCCAGTTCCATACCACGGCGTTGAGCTCGCCCACGCGGGCCTCGCTGCTGACCGGGCGCAACCATCATTCCGCGCACACCGGCGTGATCATGGAGCAGGGGACGGGCTACCCGGGCTACGACTCCCTGATGGGCAAGGACACGGCGACGATCGCCGAGATCCTCAAGCAGAAGGGCTGGAACACCGCGTGGTTCGGCAAGAACCACAACGTGCCCGACTGGCAGAGCAGCCAGGCGGGGCCGTTCGACCTGTGGCCCCTCGGCCTCGGGTTCGAGCATTTCTACGGTTTCGTCTGCGCCGAGACCAGCCAGTGGCGGCCGGCGGTCACCGAGGGCACGTCGCCCATCGAGCCGTACCTGGGCAACCCGGACTATCACTTCGACTACGACATTGCCGACCGGGCCATCGAGTGGGTCCGCAACCAGAAGTCCGTGGCGCCGGACCGGCCGTTCTTCCTCTACTACGCGCCGGGGGCGACGCATTCGCCGCACCACGCGAAGAAGGAATGGATCGCCAAGTACAAGGGGCGCTTCGGCCGGGGCTGGGACGCGGTCCGCGAGGAGACGCTCGCGAAGCAGAAGGAACTGGGACTCGTTCCGGCCGACACGAAGCTGACGCCGCGCCCGGAGCGCATTCCCGCCTGGGATACGCTCAACGCCCAGCAGAAAGACCTCTACGCCTACATGATGGACGTCTACGCCGGGTTCCTGGAGCAGACGGATTACAACGTCGGGCGCGTGCTGGACGGGATCGAGAAGATGGGCCAGCTCGACAACACGCTCGTCATCTACATCTGCGGCGACAACGGGGCCAGCGCGGAGGGCCTGGACAACGGCGAGCTCAACGAACTCGCGGGACTCAATGGGGTCGGCGAGGACTACAACGAGGTGTTGAAGCGAAAGGACGACCTGGGCACGTGGAGGACGCACAACCACTACCCGGCCGGCTGGGCGCACGCCATGTGCTCGCCGTTCCAGTGGGCCAAGCAGATCGCCTCGCACTACGGCGGGACGCGCAACGGGATGGTCATCTCCTGGCCGGCCCGGATCAAGGACGCGGGCGGCATCCGGCCGCAGTGGCACCACGTGATCGACGTCGTGCCGACGGTCCTCGAGGCCTGCGGCCTGCAGGCCCCGTCCATCGTCAACGGCGTGGCGCAGAAGCCCATCGAGGGCGTGAGCATGGCCTACACGTTCGACAACGCGCAGGCGCCGACGACGCGCCGGACGCAGTACTTCGAGATGTTCGGCAACCGCGCGGTCTACCACGACGGCTGGGTCGCCTGCACCACGCCGCGCGCCGCGCCGTGGCAGGATACCTCCCGGCTGCCGCCGGTGGACGTGATCAGCGGGTATAAATGGGAATTATACCACGTCGCCGAGGACTTCAGCGAGGCGGTCAACCTCGCGGAGCAGCAGCCCGACAAACTGCGCGAGCTGCAGTTGCTGTTCTACGCCGAGGCGGCGAAGTACAACGTGCTGCCGCTGGACGACAGCAAGATCGAGCGCCTGAACCCGGCCAACCGGCCCAGCCTGACGCGCGGCCGGACCGACTTCACCTACTTCGGACCGGTGAAGCGCATCCCCGAAGGCGCGGCGCCCGACGTGAAGAACAAGTCGTGGAGCGTCACCGCGGACGTGGTCCTGGCCGGCGACGCGGACGAGGGCGTGCTGGTGACGCAGGGCGGCCTGTTCGGCGGGTACGCGCTGATGCTGCGCGAGGGCAAGCCGGTGTTCCACTACAACATGCTGAACGTGGCGCACTTCGAGATCGCCGCCCCGGCGGCACTGTCCGCCGGCCGGCATACGATCGCGTTCGACTACAAGCACGACGGCGGCGGCTTCGGCAAGGGCGGGAGCGGCACGTTGAGCGTGGACGGCGCGACGGTGGCCCAGGGCCGCATCGAGCGGACGATCCCGTTCCGGTTCACCCTCGACGAGACCTTCGACATCGGCGAAGACACCGGCACGCCCGTCTGCGAGGACTACGACGTGCCGTTCAAGTTCACCGGCGAGATCGAGAAGCTGGTCGTGCACATCGAGGAGCCGAAGCCGCTGTCGCCGGAGGAGCAGCAGAAACTGCGGGCCATGCAGCAGGCGCATCGCGCGGCGGAATAA